In one window of Mesorhizobium sp. B2-1-1 DNA:
- a CDS encoding DUF2231 domain-containing protein, which produces MARENPASTASIAGHPIHPMLVPIPIACFVGALLTDLNYWRTAEMMWANFSAWLLTVGVIVGVLAAIAGLTDFLGDRRVRAHKTAWLHMLGNALAVILSFFNMLIHTRDAWTSVLPTGLILSALVVLILIFTGWLGWALVYRHHVGVADETV; this is translated from the coding sequence ATGGCAAGGGAGAATCCGGCTTCCACGGCCAGCATCGCCGGCCATCCCATCCATCCGATGCTCGTGCCCATTCCCATCGCCTGCTTCGTCGGCGCATTGCTGACGGACCTGAACTACTGGCGGACGGCGGAGATGATGTGGGCGAATTTCTCCGCCTGGCTGCTGACGGTCGGGGTGATCGTCGGCGTCCTAGCCGCCATTGCCGGCCTCACCGACTTCCTGGGCGATCGCCGGGTGCGCGCACATAAAACTGCGTGGCTGCACATGCTGGGCAATGCGCTGGCGGTCATACTCTCCTTCTTCAACATGCTCATACATACCCGTGATGCCTGGACCTCGGTCCTGCCGACAGGCCTGATCCTGTCGGCGCTGGTGGTACTCATCCTGATATTTACCGGCTGGCTGGGCTGGGCCCTTGTCTACCGCCACCACGTGGGAGTGGCCGATGAAACCGTTTGA
- a CDS encoding thiamine pyrophosphate-dependent enzyme: MPNAAEILVDTLINWKVEVVFGLPGDGINGIMEALRTRQDRIRFVQVRHEESAAFMACAYAKWTGRLGVCLATLGPGGTHLLTGLYDAKLDQAPVLAITGMQFHDLIETFTQQDVDLTRAFNDVAIFNAQVSDAAHMENLAGLACRSALARRGVAHLSIASDVQENELPEADRSKRNRPSHTPDRWFEGSRLPAADQLDQAVEILNAAKKVAILAGRGALGAREELERASDLLAAPVAKALLGKAVLPDDHPNTTGGIGILGTRASQDALSKCDALLIVGSTFPYIEYYPEPGKARGVQIDRDAQRIGLRYPVEAGLVGDTAETLRLLNERLERKSDRSFLEKARQEMTRWRNAMALSEAKPDVPLKPQLVVKAFGRRMPENAILAADSGQNTEMAARHIDMKTGQAFGVSGALASMACGLPYAIAAGIAFPGRPIFAVVGDGGLAMQLGEFSTAVRHGIPLKVLVLKNGMLNQIAWEQMMFLGNPQFGCELQPIDFAMAAEAMGGIGYSVSRPEEVEGVLEAAFATQGPVIIEAVVDAYEPMMPPRMPPDYARNFRKALPDTPGHDQIEDNVGEEPLKSMMNEVSEEA, from the coding sequence ATGCCCAATGCCGCCGAAATCCTCGTCGACACGCTGATCAACTGGAAAGTGGAGGTCGTCTTCGGCCTGCCGGGCGACGGCATAAACGGCATCATGGAGGCGTTGCGCACCCGTCAGGACCGCATCCGGTTCGTCCAGGTCAGGCACGAGGAATCTGCCGCCTTCATGGCGTGCGCCTATGCCAAATGGACCGGCAGGCTGGGCGTCTGCCTGGCCACCTTGGGACCGGGGGGCACACACCTCCTTACCGGGCTCTATGACGCCAAGCTCGACCAGGCTCCCGTGCTTGCCATCACCGGCATGCAGTTCCACGACCTTATCGAGACTTTTACGCAGCAGGACGTCGACCTGACCCGCGCCTTCAACGACGTAGCGATCTTCAACGCACAGGTCTCCGATGCCGCCCATATGGAAAACCTGGCCGGTCTCGCCTGCCGCTCGGCCCTTGCCCGGCGCGGCGTCGCCCATCTGTCGATTGCCAGCGATGTACAGGAAAACGAGTTGCCCGAGGCGGACCGCTCGAAGCGAAACCGGCCCTCGCACACCCCCGATCGATGGTTCGAAGGCAGCCGGCTTCCGGCTGCCGACCAGCTCGACCAGGCGGTTGAGATTCTCAATGCAGCGAAAAAAGTCGCTATCCTGGCCGGGCGCGGCGCACTCGGCGCGCGCGAAGAACTTGAACGCGCGTCGGACCTGCTGGCGGCGCCCGTCGCCAAGGCGCTGCTCGGCAAAGCCGTGCTGCCCGACGACCATCCGAATACGACCGGCGGCATCGGCATTCTCGGCACCCGCGCCTCGCAGGATGCGCTGAGCAAATGCGACGCCCTGCTGATCGTCGGATCGACCTTCCCCTACATCGAATACTATCCTGAACCCGGCAAGGCGCGCGGCGTCCAGATCGACCGTGACGCGCAGAGGATCGGCCTGCGCTATCCCGTCGAGGCGGGGCTTGTAGGCGATACCGCCGAAACCTTGCGCCTTCTCAACGAACGCCTCGAGCGCAAGAGCGACCGCTCCTTCCTGGAAAAGGCGCGGCAGGAAATGACCCGCTGGCGCAACGCGATGGCATTGTCCGAAGCCAAGCCGGACGTGCCGCTGAAGCCGCAACTCGTGGTCAAGGCGTTCGGCAGGCGTATGCCCGAGAACGCGATCCTGGCAGCCGATTCAGGACAGAATACCGAGATGGCTGCCAGGCACATCGACATGAAGACCGGACAGGCGTTCGGGGTTTCTGGAGCGCTCGCCTCGATGGCCTGCGGCCTTCCCTATGCGATTGCCGCCGGCATTGCCTTTCCGGGGCGCCCTATCTTCGCAGTGGTTGGGGATGGTGGGCTTGCCATGCAACTCGGCGAATTCTCGACTGCGGTACGGCACGGCATTCCCCTCAAGGTCCTCGTGCTCAAGAACGGCATGCTGAACCAGATCGCCTGGGAGCAGATGATGTTCCTTGGCAATCCGCAATTCGGCTGCGAGCTGCAGCCCATCGATTTCGCCATGGCCGCCGAAGCCATGGGCGGCATCGGCTACAGCGTCTCGCGGCCGGAAGAGGTCGAGGGCGTGCTTGAGGCGGCCTTCGCCACGCAGGGACCGGTGATCATCGAGGCCGTCGTGGACGCCTATGAGCCAATGATGCCGCCCAGGATGCCGCCGGATTATGCGAGGAATTTCCGCAAGGCGCTGCCGGACACGCCTGGACACGACCAGATCGAGGACAATGTCGGCGAGGAGCCGCTGAAGTCCATGATGAACGAAGTTTCCGAGGAAGCGTAG
- a CDS encoding alpha-ketoglutarate-dependent dioxygenase AlkB: MPSPGSSNPTDPRQDDLFGAPDSLPEGFRYRPELITLAQEAELVRELESLPFQPFDFHGYLANRRVAGFGLRYDYERRQVMEAPPIPGFLLPLRDKVAGFAGLPATNFVQVLINEYRPGAGIGWHRDKPHFGIVAGVSLLAACSFRLRRRNGAKWDRETVTVEPRSAYLMAGASRTEWEHSIPPVKEHRYSITLRTLRPL, translated from the coding sequence ATGCCATCGCCCGGATCCAGCAATCCCACGGACCCTCGCCAGGACGACCTCTTTGGTGCGCCCGACAGCTTGCCGGAAGGATTTCGTTACCGGCCCGAACTGATCACGCTGGCGCAGGAAGCTGAACTGGTGCGGGAGCTCGAGAGCCTGCCCTTCCAGCCATTCGATTTCCACGGCTATCTCGCCAATAGGCGCGTGGCAGGCTTCGGCCTGCGCTACGACTATGAGCGGCGCCAGGTGATGGAGGCGCCGCCCATACCAGGTTTCTTGCTGCCCTTGAGGGACAAGGTAGCCGGCTTTGCCGGCCTGCCTGCCACCAATTTCGTGCAGGTCCTGATCAACGAATATCGACCGGGCGCCGGCATCGGATGGCATCGCGACAAGCCGCACTTCGGCATTGTCGCCGGAGTGTCGCTGTTGGCTGCGTGCAGTTTCCGCCTGCGCCGCAGGAACGGTGCGAAATGGGACCGCGAAACCGTCACGGTCGAGCCGAGATCCGCATATCTGATGGCGGGCGCCTCGCGGACCGAGTGGGAGCACAGCATACCGCCGGTGAAAGAGCATCGCTATTCGATCACGTTGCGGACGCTCCGGCCGTTGTGA
- a CDS encoding Hsp20 family protein, protein MRSVDFAPLYRTTVGFDRLFDMLDSSIRSDWPPYNIEKKNENNYRITMAVAGYDLDELELVQNGAELCVTGRKKPDPEQRQVLHQGLATGNFRQAFRLADHLRVKAATLNCGLLAIELVREVPEELKPRRIEIGVRDPENTTKSISQDVSRKAA, encoded by the coding sequence ATGAGAAGCGTGGATTTTGCACCCCTTTACCGCACGACGGTCGGCTTCGACCGTCTTTTCGACATGCTCGACAGCAGCATTCGCTCGGACTGGCCTCCCTACAACATTGAAAAGAAGAATGAGAACAATTACCGCATCACCATGGCGGTAGCAGGCTACGACCTAGACGAGCTCGAACTCGTGCAGAACGGCGCCGAACTGTGCGTTACCGGACGCAAGAAGCCCGATCCAGAGCAGCGGCAAGTTCTCCACCAAGGCCTTGCGACAGGTAATTTCAGACAGGCCTTCAGGCTGGCCGACCACCTAAGGGTGAAGGCTGCGACGCTGAACTGCGGTTTGCTCGCCATCGAGCTCGTGCGTGAGGTGCCCGAGGAACTCAAGCCGCGTCGCATCGAGATTGGCGTCCGCGACCCTGAAAATACAACGAAGTCGATAAGCCAGGATGTGTCGCGCAAGGCGGCCTAG
- a CDS encoding DUF2267 domain-containing protein: MSATGLEIFDKTTQTTNVWLDEIMADHGQDRQFAWHLLGVVLRTVRDRLPVDMASHLGAQLPLLVRGTYYEQFEPSRMPQKSRSLEEFLGPVEQGMDDTRPVDPKAAVQSVFKVLFHHIDPGQIRKVRASLPEDVRQLCPDPDTKH; the protein is encoded by the coding sequence ATGAGCGCTACCGGACTCGAGATTTTCGACAAGACCACCCAAACCACCAATGTCTGGCTGGACGAGATCATGGCCGACCACGGACAGGATCGCCAGTTCGCTTGGCACCTGCTCGGCGTCGTCTTGCGCACCGTCAGGGACCGGCTTCCGGTCGACATGGCTTCGCATCTTGGAGCGCAGTTGCCGCTGCTCGTGCGCGGCACCTACTATGAGCAGTTCGAGCCGTCACGCATGCCGCAAAAGAGCCGTTCCCTGGAAGAGTTTCTCGGCCCCGTTGAGCAGGGCATGGACGATACGCGTCCCGTCGACCCGAAAGCCGCGGTTCAATCGGTCTTCAAGGTCCTCTTTCACCATATCGACCCCGGCCAGATCAGAAAGGTCCGCGCCTCGCTGCCTGAGGACGTACGGCAGCTCTGTCCCGATCCCGATACGAAACACTGA
- a CDS encoding DUF982 domain-containing protein → MNDKMFEQPVLVKNGDFMIEEVACLEDAFEFLQNWPRNRRGPIFETALRACQRAYDGHVPASLARDAFAGFARSARILEDVSTSIPWMAGIKTGRGGISA, encoded by the coding sequence ATGAATGACAAAATGTTCGAGCAGCCTGTTCTGGTGAAGAACGGGGATTTCATGATCGAGGAAGTAGCGTGCCTCGAAGATGCATTCGAGTTTCTGCAGAATTGGCCCCGGAACCGCAGAGGCCCGATTTTCGAAACCGCCCTGCGCGCGTGTCAACGCGCCTATGACGGCCATGTCCCAGCCTCGCTGGCACGCGATGCTTTTGCCGGCTTTGCGCGCTCGGCCAGGATCCTTGAAGACGTCTCGACCTCCATACCCTGGATGGCGGGGATCAAGACGGGCAGAGGCGGCATTTCCGCCTGA
- a CDS encoding PQQ-dependent sugar dehydrogenase: MKPFDRSGKRRAYGTGLAFLCFATLGAAGCSDDAADPSTQIGPNPNLPEIKQYLFPPMHLASVVGWKKDETPTVAQGLQIHALATGLQHPRSLYILPNGDVLVVESKAPPEPPAKRPKDIVMGLIESLVTSGGDTGPSNRITLLRDSNGDGVPDVRDVFLDHLNSPFGVALVGNDLYVANTDAIMRYPYKPGDTKITAPGVRLTELPGGPIDHHWTKSLVASPDGSLLYVGVGSNSNITENGIGAEKDRAAIWQVDRATGRSRIFASGLRNPNGLSFEPQTGALWTVVNERDELGPNLVPDYMTSVKDGGFYGWPYSYYGQHVDPRVMPQRPDLVAKAIVPDYALSSHVAPLGMAFYTGTSLPQTYRGGAFVGEHGSWDRPGLNGYKVVFVPFSGGRPSGMAQDVVTGFLNDQEEARGRPVGVAIDKTGALLIADDVGNTVWRVTPSG; encoded by the coding sequence ATGAAACCGTTTGATCGATCCGGCAAGCGACGCGCTTATGGTACAGGGCTTGCGTTCCTTTGCTTTGCCACGCTCGGCGCCGCGGGCTGCAGCGACGACGCCGCCGACCCAAGCACTCAGATCGGCCCCAACCCGAATTTGCCGGAGATAAAGCAATATCTGTTCCCGCCGATGCATCTTGCATCCGTCGTCGGTTGGAAGAAGGACGAAACGCCGACGGTAGCGCAGGGCCTGCAGATCCATGCGCTGGCGACCGGGCTTCAGCATCCGCGCTCGCTCTACATCCTGCCGAACGGCGATGTGCTGGTCGTCGAATCGAAGGCCCCGCCGGAACCGCCAGCCAAACGGCCGAAGGATATCGTGATGGGCCTGATCGAATCGCTTGTCACCTCGGGCGGCGATACGGGACCGAGCAACCGCATCACCTTGCTGCGTGACAGCAATGGCGACGGCGTGCCTGACGTCCGGGATGTGTTCCTCGATCACCTGAATTCGCCCTTCGGCGTCGCCCTGGTGGGAAACGACCTCTATGTTGCCAACACCGACGCGATCATGCGCTACCCCTACAAACCAGGCGACACCAAGATCACCGCGCCGGGTGTCAGGTTGACGGAATTGCCGGGCGGTCCGATCGATCATCATTGGACCAAAAGCCTCGTCGCCAGCCCGGACGGTTCGTTGCTCTATGTCGGCGTCGGTTCGAACAGCAACATTACCGAAAACGGCATCGGCGCGGAAAAGGACCGCGCCGCGATCTGGCAGGTGGACAGGGCCACCGGGCGATCGCGCATTTTTGCCAGCGGATTGCGCAATCCGAACGGCTTGAGCTTCGAGCCGCAGACCGGAGCACTCTGGACTGTCGTCAACGAGCGCGATGAACTTGGGCCAAATCTGGTTCCAGACTACATGACATCGGTGAAGGATGGCGGCTTCTACGGCTGGCCGTACAGCTATTACGGCCAGCATGTCGATCCCCGGGTAATGCCGCAGCGCCCCGATCTGGTCGCCAAGGCGATCGTTCCCGACTATGCGCTGAGCTCGCATGTGGCACCGTTGGGCATGGCCTTCTACACCGGAACCAGCCTGCCGCAGACGTATCGAGGCGGCGCCTTTGTCGGCGAGCACGGCAGCTGGGACCGTCCCGGGCTGAATGGCTACAAAGTCGTCTTCGTGCCATTCAGCGGTGGCCGTCCCAGCGGCATGGCTCAAGACGTCGTCACAGGTTTCCTCAACGACCAGGAGGAGGCGCGTGGTCGGCCGGTCGGCGTTGCCATCGACAAAACCGGAGCGCTGCTGATCGCGGACGATGTCGGAAACACAGTGTGGCGCGTCACACCCTCGGGGTGA
- a CDS encoding SDR family NAD(P)-dependent oxidoreductase: protein MGFETARAFLSKGAEVVMCDRDTEGLAKRHDELSGTAGTPPHKVVADMGDPDSIARMFDYCDARLARLDNVVTCAAIITAKRIAEQDWAHWQRVLGVNLLGTFFTVQGAVQRMQGNAGGGNIVCVASDAGVHGGGGLIADTAYAASKAGTLSLVKSVARELAGKKVRINALNPGPTDSPMHSHIDQALKDRIAANLPMRRMGRPDDMAAAILFLCSDAASFVYGAALDVDGGSMFR from the coding sequence ATGGGTTTCGAGACCGCCCGTGCCTTTCTCTCCAAGGGCGCCGAGGTCGTGATGTGCGACCGCGATACCGAGGGGTTGGCGAAGCGCCATGACGAATTGAGCGGAACGGCCGGGACACCACCGCACAAGGTGGTGGCCGACATGGGCGACCCCGACAGCATCGCGCGCATGTTCGACTATTGCGACGCCAGGCTGGCGCGGCTCGACAACGTCGTGACCTGCGCGGCGATCATCACTGCCAAGAGAATCGCGGAGCAGGATTGGGCGCACTGGCAGCGCGTCCTCGGCGTCAATCTGCTGGGCACCTTCTTCACCGTCCAGGGGGCGGTGCAGCGCATGCAAGGCAATGCCGGCGGGGGGAATATCGTGTGCGTGGCCTCCGACGCCGGTGTGCATGGCGGCGGCGGGCTCATCGCCGACACCGCCTATGCGGCGTCCAAGGCCGGCACGCTGTCGCTGGTGAAGTCGGTTGCGCGCGAATTGGCGGGAAAGAAGGTGCGCATCAACGCCCTCAATCCGGGGCCGACCGATTCGCCGATGCATTCCCATATCGACCAGGCTCTCAAGGACCGCATCGCGGCCAATTTGCCGATGCGCCGCATGGGCCGGCCCGACGACATGGCCGCCGCGATCCTATTCCTTTGCTCGGACGCCGCGAGCTTCGTCTATGGCGCGGCGCTCGACGTTGATGGCGGCTCGATGTTCCGCTGA
- a CDS encoding acetate/propionate family kinase: MPLVTSAILALNAGSSSLKFGLFEAGSQEGPVLTVSGACEDLDDEPSLVAKDASGKSIFKRAVKPASPPVEVLLRDLFDVLDPYLAQAPLSAVGHRIVHGGKRFSTPVLLTGEIVEALDALTPMAPLHQPAGLAPVRAISKLLPGLPQIGCFDTAFHRTLEPPVNRYALPREFEESGIRRYGFHGLSYEFVAGQLQALSPGLRGKRCVVAHLGSGCSLCAMREGRSLDTTMGFTALDGLMMATRPGAIDPGVLLYLQQARGMSVKELEALLYHKSGLLGVSGVSADVRTLLGSKDPRAAEAIDLFTFRIAREIAAMGATLQGIEALVFTGGIGEHSWQIREAVCERLRWLDVLLDANANRSGKGRITGEGSAVDVYAIATNEELIIARQVLATVPI, from the coding sequence GTGCCGCTCGTGACCAGCGCAATACTCGCCCTCAATGCAGGCTCGTCCAGCCTGAAGTTCGGCCTGTTCGAAGCCGGATCACAGGAGGGGCCGGTGCTCACGGTGAGCGGTGCGTGCGAAGACTTGGATGACGAGCCAAGCCTCGTCGCCAAGGACGCGTCGGGCAAATCCATCTTCAAACGCGCCGTCAAGCCCGCAAGCCCGCCCGTAGAGGTTCTCCTGCGGGACTTGTTCGATGTCCTCGATCCGTATCTTGCGCAGGCTCCGCTGAGCGCGGTCGGCCATCGCATCGTCCATGGTGGCAAGCGGTTTTCGACTCCGGTCCTGCTGACCGGCGAGATCGTCGAGGCGCTCGACGCGCTGACGCCGATGGCACCGCTCCACCAGCCGGCCGGCCTGGCGCCGGTTCGTGCGATCTCCAAACTGCTGCCCGGCCTACCCCAGATCGGTTGCTTCGACACCGCCTTTCACCGCACGCTGGAGCCGCCCGTCAACCGCTATGCGCTGCCGCGCGAGTTCGAGGAAAGCGGGATCCGCCGTTACGGCTTCCACGGCCTTTCCTACGAATTCGTCGCAGGCCAGCTGCAGGCGCTTTCGCCCGGACTCCGGGGCAAGCGTTGCGTGGTCGCGCATCTCGGCAGCGGATGCAGCCTGTGCGCCATGCGCGAAGGCAGAAGTCTCGACACCACCATGGGGTTCACCGCGCTTGACGGGTTGATGATGGCCACGCGGCCGGGCGCCATCGACCCCGGCGTGCTTCTCTACCTTCAGCAGGCGCGCGGCATGTCCGTGAAAGAGTTGGAGGCCTTGCTCTATCACAAGTCCGGCCTGCTCGGCGTTTCGGGAGTGTCGGCAGATGTGCGGACCTTGCTTGGCAGCAAGGATCCTCGCGCGGCAGAGGCGATCGATCTCTTCACGTTTCGGATCGCCCGCGAGATCGCGGCGATGGGAGCCACGCTCCAGGGTATCGAGGCGCTGGTGTTCACGGGAGGGATCGGAGAGCATTCCTGGCAGATCCGTGAAGCGGTTTGCGAGCGCCTGCGATGGCTGGACGTGTTGCTCGACGCGAATGCAAACCGGTCGGGAAAAGGGCGGATCACCGGCGAGGGCAGCGCGGTCGATGTTTACGCAATCGCCACTAACGAAGAATTGATCATCGCCCGCCAGGTGCTGGCGACCGTGCCGATCTGA
- a CDS encoding phosphoketolase, which translates to MRSRPEQGELDLIDRYWRAANFLSVGQIYLIDNPLLKEPLRPEHIKPRLLGHWGTTPGLNFIYVHLNRIIRQRDADVIYICGPGHGGPGMVANTYLEGSYSEIYPEVSRDEDGLRKLFRQFSFPGGIPSHAAAETPGSIHEGGELGYALAHAYGAAFDNPDLVVACVIGDGEAETGALAASWHSNKFLNPVHDGAVLPILHLNGYKIANPTVLARIEVQELRSLLAGYGYEPFFVEGDEPRAMHRLMAETLDTVFDRIDEIQKEARETGRVDHRPRWPMIVLRSPKGWTGPKELDGKKVEGFWRAHQVPITDPRNDAGHLAALENWMRGYRPETLFDEAGRFRNELQALAPDGERRMGSNPHANGGMLKQELRLPDFRHFRVAVPKPGGARAEATKLMGAFIEEVIRLNADARNFRLMGPDETSSNRLDAVFDATECVWMEKIELYDEHLARDGRVMEVLSEHLCQGWLEGYLLTGRHGLFSCYEAFIHIVDSMFNQHAKWLKVSRELVWRRPIASLNYLLTSHVWRQDHNGFSHQDPGFVDLVANKKADIVRIYFPPDANTLLWVTDHCLRTYNRVNVIVAGKQPASQWLPMDDAIRHCEAGIGIWDWAGTERGGEDPDVVMACAGDVPTLETLAAVDLLRQAIPDLAIRVVNVMDLMALQPKEQHPHGLADAEFDRLFTTGRPVVFAYHGYPYLIHRLTYKRANHDNFHVRGYKEEGTTTTPFDMAVLNELDRFHLAIEAIDRVPGLSARAADARARFADGLNEHTRYVREHGEDMPEIRNWAWRDKAGAADG; encoded by the coding sequence ATGCGTAGCCGGCCTGAACAAGGAGAGCTCGATCTTATCGACCGTTATTGGCGGGCGGCGAATTTTCTGTCGGTCGGACAGATCTATCTGATCGACAACCCGCTGCTGAAGGAGCCGTTGCGGCCGGAGCACATCAAACCTCGCCTGCTTGGCCACTGGGGGACCACGCCTGGGCTGAATTTCATCTACGTCCATCTCAATCGCATCATCAGGCAGCGTGATGCCGACGTAATCTACATTTGCGGCCCAGGCCATGGTGGACCGGGGATGGTCGCCAATACCTATCTCGAAGGGAGCTACAGCGAAATCTATCCCGAGGTCAGTCGCGACGAGGATGGGTTGCGCAAGCTCTTTCGCCAATTCTCCTTTCCGGGCGGCATCCCGAGCCATGCCGCCGCGGAAACGCCGGGGTCGATCCATGAGGGCGGCGAACTCGGCTATGCGCTGGCTCACGCCTATGGCGCCGCGTTTGACAACCCGGACCTCGTCGTGGCCTGCGTGATCGGCGACGGCGAGGCGGAAACGGGCGCGCTGGCAGCCTCCTGGCATTCGAACAAATTCCTCAATCCGGTCCATGACGGCGCTGTCCTGCCGATCCTTCATCTCAACGGCTACAAGATCGCGAATCCGACGGTGCTCGCCCGGATCGAGGTGCAAGAGTTGCGGAGCCTGCTGGCTGGATATGGCTATGAACCTTTTTTCGTCGAAGGCGACGAACCGCGGGCGATGCACCGGCTGATGGCCGAAACGCTCGATACTGTCTTCGATCGGATCGATGAAATCCAGAAGGAAGCGCGCGAGACCGGCAGAGTGGATCATCGGCCCCGCTGGCCGATGATCGTGCTGAGAAGCCCGAAGGGCTGGACCGGCCCGAAGGAGCTGGATGGCAAGAAGGTCGAGGGTTTCTGGCGCGCGCACCAGGTGCCGATCACCGACCCGCGAAACGATGCAGGCCATCTCGCAGCTCTGGAAAATTGGATGCGCGGCTATCGGCCCGAGACGCTTTTCGATGAAGCGGGCAGGTTTCGAAACGAGCTACAGGCCCTGGCGCCGGACGGCGAGCGGCGCATGGGCAGCAATCCACATGCCAATGGAGGGATGCTCAAGCAGGAGTTGCGATTGCCGGATTTCCGCCACTTCCGGGTCGCGGTCCCGAAACCCGGCGGCGCAAGGGCCGAGGCGACGAAGCTCATGGGAGCGTTCATCGAGGAGGTCATACGGCTGAATGCCGATGCCCGCAATTTCAGGCTCATGGGACCGGACGAGACATCGTCCAACAGGCTGGATGCGGTCTTCGACGCGACCGAGTGCGTCTGGATGGAAAAGATCGAGCTTTATGACGAGCATCTGGCGCGCGACGGCCGCGTCATGGAGGTGCTGAGCGAACATCTTTGCCAAGGCTGGCTGGAAGGATACCTGCTGACCGGCCGGCACGGCCTCTTCTCATGCTACGAGGCGTTCATCCACATAGTCGATTCCATGTTCAACCAGCACGCCAAATGGCTGAAGGTCTCGCGTGAACTTGTCTGGCGGCGGCCGATCGCGTCGCTCAACTATCTGTTGACCTCCCATGTGTGGAGGCAGGACCACAATGGTTTCAGCCACCAGGATCCCGGCTTCGTCGATCTCGTCGCCAACAAGAAGGCGGACATCGTGCGCATCTACTTCCCGCCGGATGCCAATACGCTGCTCTGGGTCACGGATCACTGCCTGCGAACCTACAATCGGGTCAACGTGATCGTTGCCGGCAAGCAGCCGGCTTCCCAGTGGCTGCCGATGGACGACGCCATACGTCATTGCGAGGCCGGCATCGGGATCTGGGATTGGGCGGGAACCGAGCGTGGAGGGGAGGATCCCGACGTGGTGATGGCCTGCGCGGGAGACGTGCCGACGCTGGAGACGCTCGCGGCTGTCGACCTTCTTCGCCAGGCGATACCGGATCTCGCCATACGCGTCGTCAACGTAATGGACCTGATGGCGCTGCAACCCAAGGAGCAGCACCCCCACGGCCTGGCGGACGCGGAATTCGACAGGCTGTTCACGACCGGCAGACCGGTGGTCTTCGCCTACCACGGCTATCCCTATCTCATTCACCGGCTGACCTACAAACGGGCCAATCACGACAACTTCCACGTTCGCGGCTACAAAGAAGAGGGCACGACGACCACGCCCTTCGACATGGCGGTGCTCAACGAACTGGACCGTTTTCACCTAGCCATCGAGGCGATCGACCGGGTGCCGGGGCTGAGCGCCAGGGCAGCCGATGCGAGGGCCCGATTTGCCGACGGCCTGAACGAGCACACGCGCTATGTTCGCGAACATGGCGAGGACATGCCCGAGATCCGGAACTGGGCCTGGCGCGACAAAGCGGGCGCGGCGGATGGTTAA